CTTTTCTCATAACGGATAATTTGAATCCGCGCAGTTTTTCGAATTTTTCCGGATCCAGGGTATCCACGGATACATTCAGGGCGGTTACCCCCAGTTCAACCACCTTTTCGGCAAAATCAGGGTCCTGGAAACGAAAACCGTTAGTGCACAACAGAATGTCTTTGATCCCGGATATGCGGGCATATTCCAGGACCCGTTCGAAATCGGGATAAACAGTAGGCTCACCTCCGGTCAAATTAAGCTTAGGCGGTCTTTGACCGCATAAAACGTCAATAACCTGCGCGATAGACTCAAAGGTGAGTTTGCTCCCGGACTTCTTCTGGTGCCAGCAATACGCGCAGTTTGTATTGCAGGCGGTGGTTATGCAGATATCCAGCCTGACCGGCGGCAGGTAAGGAAAACATTCCCGGTACGACTTCTCCAGCAGCGCCCTTATTTCCCCCCTATTCTTATTCGGCATATTTATTGAACGCCGGGATCAATGATCTGATCATCCGCACGTCTTCTTTATCGATACCCTTGATGATATACATTACCGGCAGATAAATGACCGGGGAAACCAGCACGGATATCCAGAACATCTCCCGCAGAGGATACACGCACAAAAACATCACCAACGAGCCGCAAAGCGGCCTTAGCGAATAGTATAACATAGATCCCGAATAAGGCCGGGTGGTTTTGATGAAATATCCCATTACCGGGCCTACGGCATACGAGAACAGGCTGCCGGCGGCTGCGCCGACAAAACCGTATTTAGGGATCAGGACCAGGTTTAAGATCAAATTCACGGCAGCAGAAGTACCGGTAAAGACCGGATCGAGTATCTGTTTATTGGTAGCGATCAAAATAGCGTTATTGACCACCCCGATAAAAACAAAAACCTCAGCCCAGATAAGAATGGATAATGCGGGTCCGGACGCGGCGAATTCCGCCCCGTAAATGAGAGATATTATCCTGCCGGAGAAAATGCTCCCCCAGACCGCTAACGGGATTATCAAAAATAACAGGTATTTAAAACTCGCCCGGTAGATCCTGGTGATCTTTTCCGGACAATCCCTGAAGTAGGCGGACATTAACGGCAATATGGATACCTTCAAAGCAACCGGGATAATGCTTAACATCTCGGCTAATTTTACCGCGGCCGCGTAAGCCCCCACCTCTTGCGCCCCTCTGAAGCGTAAAAGCAACACCTGGTCGATACGATGGTAAATAAAGATAAATAGCGCTGTCAAAAGCAGCGGCCAGGACTCCTGAAATATCAATTTCCATAACTTGAGATCGATCCTGAATTCCGGCCTGATCAATTTGCCGGCGTAATGCCTGATAAACCCAAATGCGGCAAAAGACAAAATAAGGGATAATACATAAAAATGCAGCAAGCCGGCCTTTAAATAAATCACAATATAAAGCCCAAGCAAGGTAGCAGCCAGTATTATAAGGCTGATCAGTTTAAAATACCAGATCCGGAAATTAACTTCAAAGATAGTTTCATATGAGCTGCCCAACGAGGCCATTATCAGGCTTATGGAAGTAAAAAAAGCGAGCTGCACCACATCAAACGGAGATCTAGCGGCCCATACAGCTATCCACAGGGCAATAACGGAAACAAACGCGAACAAAAGCCTGATGATCAGCCCGTTACCGATAATAACCGGGGAGTTCCCCTTATCCCGGGACATTTCCCGGACCAGGATAGGCCTGATCAAAAGGTTATCGGTTGAACTGAAAAAGAAAAAGAAAACCGCCAAGAAGGATATTTTCCCGAAACCGTCCTTGCCGAAATACCTGGCCAGAGAAACGAATAATGCAAAATTCAGTATATTTTCGGCGATATACCCTGCGATGATCGCGCCGCTGTTCCGAGCTATTTTTCGCGCTATAGACATTATTTCACGTTCGTTTAAAACCCCGGAATTTTCCTATAAAATACCCGCAGAAACAGCCTAGGACAAAAAAAACCGACTTAAGATAATCGTATATGGCATACCTGAAACTATCCGCGATACTTAGGCCTTTGCCGTAATAATATAATCCGTAGAACGGTATCTTGATGAACCGAAGGATCGTTTTTAGATTGGCTATAAAGATAAAAAACAATTTTACGAGCATCTTTAAGAAATAAAACGGCCATTTCAGCCTTGAAACAGATACCAGGTCCCACTTCGACATTTTTCGAGCCATTAAAAAAGACTGGCCTTTGCCATAATTGAAATAAGTCCGCGTAAATTCCGATAAGTTCTGCTTGTGTGCGTTATACACCACCGCTTTATGGTTAAATTGGAAGATATAACCTTTTTGCTTCAGGCGATAACATAAATCCGGCTCTTCGCCGCCGGGAAAATCAAAGCGTTCATCAAAACCTCCTGCCGCGATAAGGCAATCCCGGCGAAAAGAAGCGTTACCGGTTATCAAATAAGCTATCCCTCCGGGATCTATCTTAGGAGTCCGGTTCATTTTCACATAAGCGCAATACCGGCTTACCTTTGAGCCTGTAGGCAGGGCCTCGATCACGCCGCCGGCCCCTGCCACATTATCCGACGCGTATCCCCTCAGGACCTCTTCCAGCCAGTCTTTCTGCGGGACGCAATCGGAGTCGATGAACGCCAGTATATCCCCGCGGGAATATTTTATACCCAGATTCCGGGCGGACGAAGGCCCTTTGTTCTTTTGATAAAAATATTTTATATCCAAACCCGCCGGTTTGCGGTAAGACTCGAGCCATTCCCCCAGCCCGTCAGTCGATCCGTCGTCGATGATCATTATCTCAAATTTATCCCGCGGATAAGTCTGCGCGCATAATGCCGCCAGGCATATTTTAAAATTATCCTTATCGTTATATACCGGTATTATAACCCCGGCAAAAACAGGATCAATCATACGGCAACGCTCCAGGCGAATAAAACCTTTTGAACAGATATTTCATATCCTCCCAAAAACAATAAAAAACCAACCAGGAATCTACCGCCAAAAGGCCATAATCATCATTGGCGTAATCCTCCCGGAAAAAGATCTCGGAGATATCCACGTAATCGGATAAGCCACCGATGCGCATGGCGATCTCCCTTAATATGCCTTTTTCCCGGAGCTCGTTATATTTGCGGTAATAACACTGCCTTACCCAGAAACTGCGCAAAACGGATATGACCTTATCTTGGCGCAAATGCCCGACAACCGCCAGGGGATTGTACGCCATCCGCAAACCGCATTTATATATCCTTTCAGAGAGATCAATATCCTCGTAATTAGTTTTGAATCCCTCATTATACAGGCCGGCTTTTATGACCGCGCTTTTCCTGAAAACGCTGTTATTCCCGTATAAGAACGGCGGGTCATAAAGAATATCTTCACCCCAAGACTGCTTCATGTGCCGGGCCCGCCATTTATCCGCCAGGCCGGATGTATTTTTTTCCAAAAGCCTGCCTGCAATCCCGGAGACATCCCCTTCGGTAAAACAGCGCATTAATTCCGCCAGCCATTCCGCAGAAGCGGCGCAATCGGCGTCCAACGCGGCGACGAATTCATTGCGCGACTCCCGAAAAGCGGTATTCCTGGCCGCAGCCAGGCCCTTATTCCGGTTATGGCTGATCACCCTTACCGGGTAATCCCCGGCGATCGCCATCGTGCTGTCAGTCGAGCCGTCGTCAACAACCAGTATCTCGTCGATCTTATAGGTCTGCCGCACAACGCTGTCCAGGCATCTTTTTAAATACCTTTGGGCGTTATAACAGGGGATATATAAGCTTACCTTTTCCATATTTACGGCCTTTTAAGCGAAACGTATAAACCGGCCAGCGCGTCGATCACGCCTTCCCATCTGTAATTTTCAGCCGCCCTCGTCCTGGCTACCGCCCCTTTCTCCGCGCAAACAGATGAGGCATCGATAAGTGATTTGATCTTGTCTCTTAGGTCAATATGGTCTCCGGGCCTGAAATACACCGCCGCGTCTCCGGCGATCTCGGCGCATTCAGGGATATCCGCGGTGACCGGGCAAACCCCGTAGCTCATCGCCTCCAGCAAAGACAGCGGCGAGCCTTCAACCTCGGACGGGAGGACAAAAATATAAGCCCGTCGATATAGATCATCAAGTTGACCGGCGCCGACCCGGCCCGGAAATTTTATTTTATCATTCCCCGCCGCGATATCACGCAGGTAAAAAGCGTATTTAGGGTCGGAGCCGGGCCCCCCGGCGATAACCAGGTCCATATCCGGGCGGATATCGTTATAAGCCCGGATCAGGCAATCGACACGTTTTTCCGGGACAAGCCTTCCGGTAAAAAGTATTATATCCCTTTGCTTGAACCCGGGGCCGGTCGATATTTCCGGGGTACTAACCGCGTTAGGGATATAGCGGGCCTTCTTTCCGAACCGGGATTCATAATATTTCTTGAGTGTCCGGGACACGGTTATGGTCTTATTCGGAAAAAAGACCGCCGTGAATTCGCAGAGTTTTAAGAATGATCTGGCGAAGGCATTCCACTTTTTTCTCTTCCAATCCAAGGAGTGTATTGTTACTACGGTCTTTTTGCCGGACAATCTGGGCAGAAAAGAAAAAAAAGACGGGCCTAATGCCTGATAATGCACAATATCCGCCTTAATGAACAAAACATGCAGGCTGGAAAGCAGCGCGTGGATAAAAGCGCCGAGGTATTTAGTGTTAAGCGTGGGGATATAGATCAACCGGATATTTTCCGGTAAAGGATGATTTGCCGTTGTCCCATCAGGCCGGCAATAAACGATTATTTCGTGGCCCCTTTCAGCCAAACGACAGGCGGTATCATGGACCGCTATCTCCACCCCGCCATACCTGCTGAAAAAACCCCGTGTCCCGATAAAAGCGATCCTCATATTTACGATGGGCTGAATATATAGGTTATCAATTTTTTTAAAGCGCTTAGCCTGGGCCAAAACTTTCGAAAAAAACCCGGGGCGAAAACCTGGCTGCAGATGAACCCAAAAGACAGATATTGGCGAAGATAACATCCCCTGACCATCGACTTGAGTTTTCGCGCGCTGATCAGCGGCAGATCCAGCAACCCGGCTCTTATGTTATCCTCAGGCGAAAAATCATTCTTAAGCCAGCCCTTCTGCCGCGCGGTCCTGTATAAGCGTGTATTCGGCAAAGGCATAGCGACGCTGTAATGGATGAACCGCGTCTTAAGCTTTCTCGCCTCTTTAACGCTGTAACGCAGGCTGGATTCTGTTTCCAAGCCGGAGGCGCCGAATAAAACGGATATCTCAGGCTCGATCCCGCACTCGCGCAATAATTTTACCGCTTTCAAAGCATCTTCCACCGCCATATCTTTGCCTGTATCATCCAATATCCGCTGGTCAAACGACTCTGTGCCCGTATAAACCAGCCGGCATCCGGCTTCACGCATTGCCAAAAGCATCGGCTTATCCTTCAAGTGATCCGCCCTGGCGCAGCAGATCCATTCCAGGCCGAGGCCCTTGATCCCTTCGCAAACAGCGATAACTTTTTTCTTATCCCAGACAAACTGGTTGTCGCATATCTCTACCCCTTTATAACCCAATGAATGGATATCATGGAATTCGCGGATCATATTCTCAACACTGCGCGATCGCAAAGGCGGTTTTTCCCGGGAATTCTTTTGATATTCCAATTCCACGGATTGATCGCCTGCCTGCGGCGCGCAGTAAGAGCATTTAAAGGTACACCCCCGGGAAAAACACGCGGCAGTAGCCGGAAAGCTGTTGAGCCGGTTAAAAGAATAACTGCCTTGCAAAAGCCGGCGGTCAGGAATAGGCAGTTCGTCCAGAACCAACAATTCCCTGCTGGGATTATGCTGAATGCCGGCCTTTCCGGAAAAAGACACATTCTTTACCCCGCTGACCGGCTCATCTTCTTTTAATCCCCGCGCCAATTCGACCAGGGCCTGTTCCGGCTCTGCCCTGACCACGAAATAATTATCTTTTTTAAGGAATAATTCCGGCTGCCAGGTAGGATACGGCCCGATAAAAACAATGTTAACCCCTTTGGCAAGATCCGAGATGATCCGCGCAGCCGCGATATCCTCCTGGCTGGAAAGCCAGACCGTGAAGAAAACAACCAACCCCAAACGCTTCTGCCTGGAGATGAATCCGGCGAACTTTTTTAAGTCATACCCCTCGGCAGGGCAATCAAGGAACCGGACATTACAGCCTTTATCCCGGAGCGCAGTCGCTGATTGCAAAAGGTGCAGCGGGGTTTTATAATCGAACCCGTAATTACACCCGTATAGCCGGTCAACGCTGAGTTTCTTTTTATTCAGCTGGGCCGGAGGGACAAGAAATAACGCCTCAACCTGATCATCACCGCAAACAGTCTTCATATATCCTGGTCAATTCCTGATAATGTTTGTTCCGGTCGTTAAACCCGGAGATTTTCCGGCAGGCATTATCTCCGAGCCGCTCGCGCTCTTCGGGGGAATGCAAAAGATAGCGCATCTTCTCCAGCAGGTCACGCTGATCCGCCGGCCGGAACAATAATCCCGTGACCTTATCTTCGATGAATTCCGGGATCCCTCCTATATCCGCCGCGATCACGCATTTAGCGCAGGCAAAAGATTCATAGATCGTTAAGCCGCAGACCTCGGGCCACAATGAAGGCACGACCACAAAAAGGGCATTGCGGATAGCCGCCGCCAGGTCCGGCCTGGACATATAACCCAGGAACTCCACGTTCTTCAGTCCCTGAGCTAAGCAATAATTCCGGTATTTATCTTTATCCGGACCGTCGCCCGCTATTTTTATCGGCACATCGCCTATTTCCCGGGCGCACTGCAAAAGAAGGGCTACGCCTTTTTTATCGGAAACATCGCCGAAATATAATATATATTCCCCGTTTTTTCCAACACGGTTGAACTGTTCCAGGCCTATCGCGTAAGGCAAATACCTGAGCTTCCGTTCATCTACGCCGAATTCTATAGCTTTATCCATGATGAACCGCGAGGGCGCGATGAACAGATCAACCGAATCTTCATAGATCCGCAGCGCCTTGGTCATATACATCTCCAGGCAAGCCAGCAAACTTGCCCCGAAGGAATTCCGCAGGCATTTGCGGGTCAAGGCGTTATAATACCTGCCCCCCTTGCATCTTTCGCAGGGTTTGCCCTTACTGAACAAAGAGTAATTCGGGCAGATCAGCTTATAGTCATGCAGGGTCATGACCACCGGGACCTTCTTCCGGCGCAAGGCATGCAGTATTGACGAGGATATCTGATGGTAGATATTGTGGATATGGGCGATGTCCGGCTGGCATTTATCGATCAAAGAGCTGATCTTGCGCCCGGCGTCAAATGAATAAACAAAATCAAGGCTTGCCTGAAGATTGGGGATAAAATCCCGGATGGAGGCGCTCGAATAATCCTTCGCCTGCGCGAAATAAGCGGAATATTCGGAGTATTCATTTCTGTCGCTGGAAACCGAAAAATCGATCAGGGTGTGCCCCATTTTACGCAGGCCGTCCTTCAGGTCGAACAGATACCTCTCGGCCCCGCCTTTAATAAAGTTAAATTTGTTACACATCAATATCTTCATAGATCAGCAGTTGAATATCCTATTTTAGGTGCGATTTTCCGCCTTTGATCAAAGCCCTATCTGTTATTTTTGCGGTTCGCCACCGGGTAAAAGCATCAAATAATCGAGCGCCACCTTATCGGGGCTCAAATGTTCCAGGATCAGCTTATATTCCCCCTGCTTTAAATATACCGGATCAGCGCGGATCATCGACCAGGAGGCTGCGCCTTTGATCTTGATGTTCATTTCCTGCTCATCCTGATCTCCCCGGAATATTATTTTCAGGCCGTTATCCGACTCCGAGAACGCCTCCGCCCACAGTTTGTAATAACCGGGGTAAGGGACCTTTACCGCAACAACCAGCGTCTGCCCCTGCTTAGCGCTTTCAGC
The genomic region above belongs to Candidatus Omnitrophota bacterium and contains:
- a CDS encoding flippase, which gives rise to MSIARKIARNSGAIIAGYIAENILNFALFVSLARYFGKDGFGKISFLAVFFFFFSSTDNLLIRPILVREMSRDKGNSPVIIGNGLIIRLLFAFVSVIALWIAVWAARSPFDVVQLAFFTSISLIMASLGSSYETIFEVNFRIWYFKLISLIILAATLLGLYIVIYLKAGLLHFYVLSLILSFAAFGFIRHYAGKLIRPEFRIDLKLWKLIFQESWPLLLTALFIFIYHRIDQVLLLRFRGAQEVGAYAAAVKLAEMLSIIPVALKVSILPLMSAYFRDCPEKITRIYRASFKYLLFLIIPLAVWGSIFSGRIISLIYGAEFAASGPALSILIWAEVFVFIGVVNNAILIATNKQILDPVFTGTSAAVNLILNLVLIPKYGFVGAAAGSLFSYAVGPVMGYFIKTTRPYSGSMLYYSLRPLCGSLVMFLCVYPLREMFWISVLVSPVIYLPVMYIIKGIDKEDVRMIRSLIPAFNKYAE
- a CDS encoding glycosyltransferase, whose protein sequence is MIDPVFAGVIIPVYNDKDNFKICLAALCAQTYPRDKFEIMIIDDGSTDGLGEWLESYRKPAGLDIKYFYQKNKGPSSARNLGIKYSRGDILAFIDSDCVPQKDWLEEVLRGYASDNVAGAGGVIEALPTGSKVSRYCAYVKMNRTPKIDPGGIAYLITGNASFRRDCLIAAGGFDERFDFPGGEEPDLCYRLKQKGYIFQFNHKAVVYNAHKQNLSEFTRTYFNYGKGQSFLMARKMSKWDLVSVSRLKWPFYFLKMLVKLFFIFIANLKTILRFIKIPFYGLYYYGKGLSIADSFRYAIYDYLKSVFFVLGCFCGYFIGKFRGFKRT
- a CDS encoding glycosyltransferase; amino-acid sequence: MEKVSLYIPCYNAQRYLKRCLDSVVRQTYKIDEILVVDDGSTDSTMAIAGDYPVRVISHNRNKGLAAARNTAFRESRNEFVAALDADCAASAEWLAELMRCFTEGDVSGIAGRLLEKNTSGLADKWRARHMKQSWGEDILYDPPFLYGNNSVFRKSAVIKAGLYNEGFKTNYEDIDLSERIYKCGLRMAYNPLAVVGHLRQDKVISVLRSFWVRQCYYRKYNELREKGILREIAMRIGGLSDYVDISEIFFREDYANDDYGLLAVDSWLVFYCFWEDMKYLFKRFYSPGALPYD
- a CDS encoding glycosyltransferase family 4 protein — its product is MRIAFIGTRGFFSRYGGVEIAVHDTACRLAERGHEIIVYCRPDGTTANHPLPENIRLIYIPTLNTKYLGAFIHALLSSLHVLFIKADIVHYQALGPSFFSFLPRLSGKKTVVTIHSLDWKRKKWNAFARSFLKLCEFTAVFFPNKTITVSRTLKKYYESRFGKKARYIPNAVSTPEISTGPGFKQRDIILFTGRLVPEKRVDCLIRAYNDIRPDMDLVIAGGPGSDPKYAFYLRDIAAGNDKIKFPGRVGAGQLDDLYRRAYIFVLPSEVEGSPLSLLEAMSYGVCPVTADIPECAEIAGDAAVYFRPGDHIDLRDKIKSLIDASSVCAEKGAVARTRAAENYRWEGVIDALAGLYVSLKRP
- a CDS encoding B12-binding domain-containing radical SAM protein; translation: MKTVCGDDQVEALFLVPPAQLNKKKLSVDRLYGCNYGFDYKTPLHLLQSATALRDKGCNVRFLDCPAEGYDLKKFAGFISRQKRLGLVVFFTVWLSSQEDIAAARIISDLAKGVNIVFIGPYPTWQPELFLKKDNYFVVRAEPEQALVELARGLKEDEPVSGVKNVSFSGKAGIQHNPSRELLVLDELPIPDRRLLQGSYSFNRLNSFPATAACFSRGCTFKCSYCAPQAGDQSVELEYQKNSREKPPLRSRSVENMIREFHDIHSLGYKGVEICDNQFVWDKKKVIAVCEGIKGLGLEWICCARADHLKDKPMLLAMREAGCRLVYTGTESFDQRILDDTGKDMAVEDALKAVKLLRECGIEPEISVLFGASGLETESSLRYSVKEARKLKTRFIHYSVAMPLPNTRLYRTARQKGWLKNDFSPEDNIRAGLLDLPLISARKLKSMVRGCYLRQYLSFGFICSQVFAPGFFRKFWPRLSALKKLITYIFSPS
- a CDS encoding glycosyltransferase, with the protein product MCNKFNFIKGGAERYLFDLKDGLRKMGHTLIDFSVSSDRNEYSEYSAYFAQAKDYSSASIRDFIPNLQASLDFVYSFDAGRKISSLIDKCQPDIAHIHNIYHQISSSILHALRRKKVPVVMTLHDYKLICPNYSLFSKGKPCERCKGGRYYNALTRKCLRNSFGASLLACLEMYMTKALRIYEDSVDLFIAPSRFIMDKAIEFGVDERKLRYLPYAIGLEQFNRVGKNGEYILYFGDVSDKKGVALLLQCAREIGDVPIKIAGDGPDKDKYRNYCLAQGLKNVEFLGYMSRPDLAAAIRNALFVVVPSLWPEVCGLTIYESFACAKCVIAADIGGIPEFIEDKVTGLLFRPADQRDLLEKMRYLLHSPEERERLGDNACRKISGFNDRNKHYQELTRIYEDCLR